The following nucleotide sequence is from Clostridiales bacterium.
GCCTTTCATAACGCCTCATAAGTGTCAAATGTTTTTCATCCTTAGTTACATCATACAAATCCGCCCAGTATTCCATCATACCGCCGGTTTCTTCCGAGTCCATCATCTTATCCATTTGTTCACGGGATATATCATTCGTAAATTTATAAAACCAGTCGGCGCATTTAAGTAATATTTCCATCGCTTGATGATTATCGGCATATTTATACATATCCAATAATCCCATCATGTTTTTATGGCATACATATTGAGGGGCCCATACGGTTTTGCCCCTTTTCAACCAATAAAGGTATTTCTCAGGAATCGGGAATGCCCATTCTCCGCCGTTTTCTTTTTGACAGCGTCCAATTTCAGAAACAATAAAATCTGCCCGAGCCTTAAGTTCTTCGTCATGAGTTTCATCAAAAATACGGGCCGCGGCGCTTAGCCAATGCCCCACAACAGTTCCTCTTATATAACTGGTAGGTGAATCCCATCCCCAATGAATATTTTCCGATTTGTAAGGTAGCCCAATCAGACCAGCCTCAAAATAATGTGATAAAAGTAAGTTGCGTGCTGTTAAACGCATCAGATAATCGCGGTTTCGCTCACGTCTGGCCTCAGGTTCGCCTGGCAGCAATTTCACCAGCCTTGCAAGCGGTTTTAAGCTTGTTTTCATAAATTTCATACCCCTTTACTCTTTTGCATTATATTCTTCATTACTCATATATACATAATGGACCTATAATCCAAAAGTATTCTCAACAACTCCCGGCAGTAAACTGTAAATCGACTTGCCAATTTTACGTTCAAAATAATCTTTGGTTTCAAAAGTTGCCTTCCATTTGGGAATTATTCCTTCATGTATTCCATGCCTTAGCGCCACATCGACCATTCTTTTTTCTATCAGGCAAAATCCATCCGGCAGCGCCAGGACATCGCATAGTTGTATCAGTCTGTCATAATCATCATATTCTATTGTTTGCAAATATTCCTTGACAAAATCATATTCTTTTTTGCTGCAGTCCCATTTCCCGAAGGCTGCCCTTATATCTTTATAATTAAAGGAATGCGTCATACATATTTTTGCTAAAAATGTGTAACCCTTGTCCATGCAGAAATTATATCCGTCAATTGCATGTCTCATGTCTGTAACACCAAATCTTCGACCTATGTCGTGAAGCATGCCCAGCACTAAAGCAGTATCTGAATTTAACTCCGGACAGTTTTGGGCTATCAATTCCGCCGCTTTCCCTGCATAAAGAGAATGACCAACCCATGGGCCCGGATTTAGCTTTTCCGCTTCATTCAATAATTTCTTTGCATCATTCAAAGTCGGCACATTTTTTATTCCATTGTCTATCATGGTAACCTGTCCTCCTGTATGATCTGTATTTCTTATAAAGCGCAAAACTGTTATGGCCCGGCATTGTTCAATTTGCTCTAAAGTCCTTTGATTATCTTTATATAGATATTCCTGATTCTCGGCCCGTCAAATTCGCAAAAATAAATCCCCTGCCACGTACCCAGTTTTAACCTTCCATTTTCAATTAGTACGGTACAGGACGAACCCATCAACGATGCCTTGATATGAGCATGGGAGTTGCCTTCAATATGCCGGTAGCCGTTATTCTCCGGAAACGCCTTATTCAATGCAGACAATATGTCATAAACAACATTAGGATCAGCATTTTCATTTATTGTGACGCCGGCCGTTGTATGAGGAACAAATACTATAACACTTCCGTCCATAACTCCACTTTTGTTTACTGCCTCTTTTACTATATCAGTAATATCTATAAATTCCTGCGCTTTAGTCGTTTTTATTTCGTACTCCATATTCTCACCTTCAAATTCATTAATGATTTTTCTTACAGATGTGCCATTTTTGCCTGAGACTTTCATAATGCTCATTCGTTGCTCAAAATAACATAATCCCATTTATGCCATATTTCAAATTACGAATTGAAAAACCTTATATAAATGCTTTGAAATCAAGAATTCTCTCTTTCCATTATAGCATTCTTTATAGATCTTTATATTAAAGTTTAAATATCACATATGATGAAGTACTGTATAACTACGGTTAAGAATAGTAAATTTTAGCCAAATTCCTACGACTTTTTCATCATTATCTTGTAATTCTTGGGGAAGTATCCATACGTTTCTTTGAATCTACGTATAAAATACGAGCTATTATTATACCCAACTAACGTGCCAATTTTCTCCACGGACATATTTGTATTCAAAAGCAGTTCTGAAGCTCTTTCCATACGTTTGCTAATTATAAAATCAGTTAAATTTTCGTTTGTTAATTCTTTAAATATACGGCTTAGATATTTCGGGTTTAGATGCACTGTATCCGCAAGAAAATCAAGAGACAGTGGTTTATTAAGATTTTTACATATATAATTTTTTAGCGACTCAATCATTTCTATATTATGAGAATTGCTCATCCTCTCGGAATAATTAAAAATATTCCTAATTAACTCTGATGACAACCCATAAAATTCGGAGATATTCCACAAATATTTTAGCGGCTGCGAAAGTATATCTTCTACGTTTTCCATAGGCTGGTAATTCAGTTTGCTTGCAAAATCTATTAATATTTGACATAATTTCATCAATCTTGCTGTGCAATAATTCGCCTCATAGCTGCCTTTCATAGCCATATCGATAAATTGTCTTATATTATTTTGTGCTTCTTCAAGATGACGGCTATTAAGCGCCTGCGCAAATTGTTCTTCCATATTTTTAGGCATTTTTTCTTTACTATTATCTCTCTCAAGTATATCGTGCGGAATAACCGTGGATTCCAATAGTATGAAATAGCGATATCTCGCCAACCGCTTTGCATACTCAAATGACTTATTAATATGCAAAGGATTAGATACCCAATCCCCATATGCAAACAGAAATCTAATTCCAAGCGATTCTTTTATATATGAAGACATTTTAAAAATAAATTCCCGGGCATAATTTTCATTGTCAGAATTAAATATAATGCCTATTGTAATATTGTCTAAGGCGGCGCACATAACTAAATTTTTATTATCCGAATAATTATTTATTAAATCAGTTAAATGATATTTAATATATTGCTGATCTTTGATAGACATGGAACATATTACCTTCTTATCAAGGAACAATATAAGAACTATAAATTTTGCACATAAAAAGTCAATTTGCATAAGTTTTAAATATTCTTTGAGTTCATCTTTGCTCTTAACATTTGCGTTTAATAAATTTATTACCAAATTATTGCATATTATTGGATGATTTACATCCAGTATGTTTTTGTATTCACCTAACTTTACAGATAAATTTGTAATCGCCCCATTTATAACTTTATATTCATCTTGCTTATTCAATTGTGGTTCGTCACATATTAACTTATGAACTTTATTAGTAAGCAGCTTAATAGGGTTATATGCTTTGAATGAGAGAATATTCGATAATATAAGTCCAATAAAAAAGCAAATAAAAAATATAACTATAAGCATTCGCTGTATATATTGCGATCTCTGATAAAAATTTTGTATCGGAGTCCCTCTAATCAGTTGGCATCCGATACTTGGCACAGTACAATATGATATAAAGTACTTATTGTTATTTATATTGCCTGTGAAAAAATTGTAATCGCTTGTATCTGAAACCATATGTTGAGCCGATGGATTTTTGCCAATCCATTCAAGTTTAACATTTTTACCTGACGATGCTATAACTTTTCCATCTCTATTTAATATCAAGCTAAATTGACCCGGAGACTGCGACAACCTTGCCAATATATTATTAAGCGCTTCATTTTTAATATAGATTGCAATCATACTATCGTTGAGGGAATCATTATATGACCATGGATAACCGCCTACAAGAGCAATAGTTTTCTCTTTCGTATTATTGACGGGTAACAAAGCCCACTGCCATCCTTCACTGATATCTTGCTTTGATA
It contains:
- a CDS encoding secondary thiamine-phosphate synthase enzyme YjbQ: MEYEIKTTKAQEFIDITDIVKEAVNKSGVMDGSVIVFVPHTTAGVTINENADPNVVYDILSALNKAFPENNGYRHIEGNSHAHIKASLMGSSCTVLIENGRLKLGTWQGIYFCEFDGPRIRNIYIKIIKGL
- a CDS encoding HD domain-containing protein, with the protein product MIDNGIKNVPTLNDAKKLLNEAEKLNPGPWVGHSLYAGKAAELIAQNCPELNSDTALVLGMLHDIGRRFGVTDMRHAIDGYNFCMDKGYTFLAKICMTHSFNYKDIRAAFGKWDCSKKEYDFVKEYLQTIEYDDYDRLIQLCDVLALPDGFCLIEKRMVDVALRHGIHEGIIPKWKATFETKDYFERKIGKSIYSLLPGVVENTFGL
- a CDS encoding helix-turn-helix domain-containing protein encodes the protein MKQPKVFSLTFYKLFFSYTILTAIITLLISTISYIFFASNYNHEIEINDKNILEYENNIFVSAIFDKVRTTYLDLSYTKTNSDILTFFSHNPIKGNHAVLNDVENCIRQYVTMNSDIIDSISIYYKTNNIELSSNTGLKYLDLRDDEPLSNLEWIKVSKQDISEGWQWALLPVNNTKEKTIALVGGYPWSYNDSLNDSMIAIYIKNEALNNILARLSQSPGQFSLILNRDGKVIASSGKNVKLEWIGKNPSAQHMVSDTSDYNFFTGNINNNKYFISYCTVPSIGCQLIRGTPIQNFYQRSQYIQRMLIVIFFICFFIGLILSNILSFKAYNPIKLLTNKVHKLICDEPQLNKQDEYKVINGAITNLSVKLGEYKNILDVNHPIICNNLVINLLNANVKSKDELKEYLKLMQIDFLCAKFIVLILFLDKKVICSMSIKDQQYIKYHLTDLINNYSDNKNLVMCAALDNITIGIIFNSDNENYAREFIFKMSSYIKESLGIRFLFAYGDWVSNPLHINKSFEYAKRLARYRYFILLESTVIPHDILERDNSKEKMPKNMEEQFAQALNSRHLEEAQNNIRQFIDMAMKGSYEANYCTARLMKLCQILIDFASKLNYQPMENVEDILSQPLKYLWNISEFYGLSSELIRNIFNYSERMSNSHNIEMIESLKNYICKNLNKPLSLDFLADTVHLNPKYLSRIFKELTNENLTDFIISKRMERASELLLNTNMSVEKIGTLVGYNNSSYFIRRFKETYGYFPKNYKIMMKKS